Below is a genomic region from Mesorhizobium sp. NZP2298.
GGGCGGCTCGGAAGCGACGGAATCCTGCATCAAGCTGGCGAGGCAATGGGCGGTCGCGACGGGCCAGGCCAGCCGCTGGAAGGTGATCACGCGTTTTCCCTCCTATCATGGCGGCACGCTGGGTTCGCTTTCGGTCACCGGCGACGATGCGCTGGCCGAAACCTTTGAGCCGATGATGCGGGTGATGCCGACCGTGCCCGCGCCAACAGCCTGGCGCGACCGCGACAATCTTTCGATGGAGCAACGCGGCGTCCGCTACGCCGACATGCTGGAGGACAAGATCCTCGCAGAAGGCCCGGAGAGTGTCGTCGCCTTCATCATGGAGCCGATCGGCGGTGCTGCCACCGCCGCTCTTGTGGCGCCAGACAGCTATTACGCACGCATCCGCGAGATCTGCGACCGCTACGGCATCCTGCTCATCCATGACGAAGTGATGAGCGGCGCCGGCCGCACCGGCAAATTCCTGGGCGGCGACCATTGGAACTGCAGACCCGACATCGTCGCGCTGTCGAAAGGGCTGGGCTCCGGCTATGCGCCGCTCGGCGCGCTGGCGGCTCCGATGCGGCTGGTGCAGCCGCTGCTTGCTTCGGGCGGGTTCCAGCACGGCCACACCTATGCAGGCAATCCGTTGGCCTGCGCCGCCGGTCTTGCGGTGCTGGGCGAAATGGACCGCCTCGACTTGATCGCCAATGCCGCTGCCATGGGCGATGTGCTGATGGACGGGCTGAAGGGGCTGGCGAAGCGCTTTCCGTTCATTGCCGACGTGCGCGGCAAGGGCCTGCTGACCGGAGCCGAGATGGTTGCCGATCCGGAGACATTGCGGCCGATCGACCAAACAAAGAAAGCCACGCAGCGTCTGCTCGACCTCGCCTACGAGCGCGGCCTGATCATCTATGGCCGCAAGGTCAAGGGCGGCGTCGACGGCGACAATTTCATGGTCGCGCCGCCAATGATCGTCACCAGCGAACAGGTCGGCGAGATCGTCTCAATCATTGGCGATTCGCTGGAAGTCCTGGCTTCCGAGCTCGACCTGCCGGTCGAAGGCCGGGGGTAAGGAAATGGCGCCGCGAAAAGTCATCATCACCTGCGCCGTCACCGGCTCGGTGCACACGCCGTCGATGTCGCCCTATCTGCCACTGACGCCGGACCAGATCGCGGCCGACGCGATCGCGGCAGCGGAAGCCGGCGCCTCGATCCTGCATCTGCATGCCCGCGACCCCAAAGACGGACGGCCGACGGCCGATCCGGACGTGTTCATGCAGTTCCTGCCACGCATCAAGCAGGCAACCGACGCTGTGATCAACATCACCACGGGCGGCTCCTCGTTGATGACACTCGACCAGCGGCTGGAGGCCCCGCTCCGAGCCGAGCCCGAAATGTGCTCGCTCAACATGGGCTCAATGAATTTCGCGCTGTTCCCGATGCTCGACAAGCCAAGGGAGTGGCAGCACGAGTGGGAGCCAAAGCTGCTCGAAGCCACCCGCGGCACCATCTTCAAGAACACATTCGCCGACATGGAGGGCGTGCTTGAGAGGCTGGGCAAGGGCTGCGGCACGCGCTTCGAATTCGAGTGCTACGATGTCGGCCATCTCTATTCGCTGGCGCATTTCCGTGATCGGGGCCTGGTGTCGGGGCCGCTGTTCATCCAGTTCGTGCTGGGCATCTTGGGCGGCATCGGTGCCGACCCGGACAATCTCATCCATATGAAGCGGATCGCCGACAAACTGTTCGGCGACAGCTACCAGTTCTCCGTGCTGGCCGCAGGTCGCAACCAGATGCCGCTG
It encodes:
- a CDS encoding BKACE family enzyme; translated protein: MAPRKVIITCAVTGSVHTPSMSPYLPLTPDQIAADAIAAAEAGASILHLHARDPKDGRPTADPDVFMQFLPRIKQATDAVINITTGGSSLMTLDQRLEAPLRAEPEMCSLNMGSMNFALFPMLDKPREWQHEWEPKLLEATRGTIFKNTFADMEGVLERLGKGCGTRFEFECYDVGHLYSLAHFRDRGLVSGPLFIQFVLGILGGIGADPDNLIHMKRIADKLFGDSYQFSVLAAGRNQMPLISIAAAMGGNVRVGLEDSLYDGRQLAKSNADQVRRIRGILDGLSLEVATPAEARDMLALKGGDRVAF
- a CDS encoding aminotransferase family protein, coding for MSKTQTAAQATEARRESHLFYLSSLRRPLIDRAEGIYMWTQDGRRFIDGSSGPMVANIGHSNRNVLDAMKRQMDRATFAYRLHFENEPAEELARELAGKLPEGMDRIFFVSGGSEATESCIKLARQWAVATGQASRWKVITRFPSYHGGTLGSLSVTGDDALAETFEPMMRVMPTVPAPTAWRDRDNLSMEQRGVRYADMLEDKILAEGPESVVAFIMEPIGGAATAALVAPDSYYARIREICDRYGILLIHDEVMSGAGRTGKFLGGDHWNCRPDIVALSKGLGSGYAPLGALAAPMRLVQPLLASGGFQHGHTYAGNPLACAAGLAVLGEMDRLDLIANAAAMGDVLMDGLKGLAKRFPFIADVRGKGLLTGAEMVADPETLRPIDQTKKATQRLLDLAYERGLIIYGRKVKGGVDGDNFMVAPPMIVTSEQVGEIVSIIGDSLEVLASELDLPVEGRG